A stretch of DNA from Gimesia chilikensis:
GGATAACTTCCATCCGGGCGGGTTCATAGTGGTCGTAGAGTTCGTATTGCTGTTGGACTTCCTGGTTCGTGCTGGTGACTACCATGGAAGCGGTTTCCAATGCGAGTTCTTCCGCTTCGATGCGTGCGGTGAACTTGTAGCGGCTTTCCAGTTTATCCATTGATTCCGGATCGGTTTTCCCCAGTGAGAGCCGCTGGCGTTTGACCCGTCCCAGTGAGTGTCCAGTAAAGACGTAAGGAATATGGAGCAGTCGGGCCAACTGGGCTCCCGCAACGCCGGCGTCGGCGTAATGGCCATGAATGATGTCAGGCAGTCCCGTGCGACGGAAGTGTTGCAGTGTCTGGTCGATAAACAGCTCCAGGTAAGGCCAGAGCGATTCTTTTCGCAGGTAACGTTTGGGGCCGAACGGGATGCGGACGATCTTTGCGTTTTCTGAGATTGGTTCTTCAACCTGCGCGTAAGCGTCATCGACTTTGGGGTCGATGATCTGGCGGGTGAGTACCTCGACTTCTTTGACGCGCGAATGAGCGGCGAGTTCTTTGGCCAGTTCCAGCACGTATTTGACTTGGCCGCCGGTATCTGCATCGCGGCCCAGTTCGGGGTCGTGTGCCCGAATCAAACCGTGCAGACTGATGAGCGTGATTTTCAGATCACCACGCCTAGCAGAGGCAATGCCTGCCCCACGGGGATCAACGACTGCGTCTGAAAAGGGTTCATTTAATACGTTATGGCTCATTGAGTTCATCCTGTTAAATTCTGTTCCTGAGTTGGGGGCCCGCTGCGATGTCGCAATCCTGAATAACGGGAGTGATGGTAAGAGGTTCGCGTGAAAGCATGTCGGAGGGAGCGCGGCGAAAAAGTCGTTCGCCGATTTTGAATAACGTCAAAGTCGGCTCTGTTGAGTGGAGATATCAGTCGAGCAGGTCCGGTCGCTGAGCGATCACATTGGTCGCCAGCCAACCACTCGGGGCAATCTCCTGCTGGGGCAAGTCCAATCAAAACGGGTTTGTTAATTGCTTTCTCCTGAATGGTCATCCTGAGTCCAATGTAGTGGGAATTAACTATGCAAAGGGCATGCCGAACCGGGGGGTAGAGAACTGGCAGTGATGAGACATGTCTGGCTCAATATAAGTGACACGGTTGTCTCATATGTGTGCGTGATGATATAATGGGAAATGCGTGTCGCATTTGGGAGTGAGAAATCGACCGTCGGTTTCTCAGGAAATTCAGCCTCGTGCTCGCTGAATTCACCTCAAAGAGCGGCCGGGAGGTGTCTCATGGAAAAACCTTTGCTCGTCTGTACGTTATCGAAACGTCAGGCCAGGACAGCCCTGGAGTCTGAAGGCTGCGATCTACTGGTGGTCTCCTCTGCCGAGCAGATTCTCTCGACGGAATTCCCTCGCTCGCCCCGTCTGTTTGTGATGACTGCGACTACAGAGAACCTGGAAGAAGTTCTGGGCGTCATCAGCGTCTTACGCAATCAATGGCCACTGACGGACATTCTTATCTGGGCACCGGGCATCGAGAATGAACAGGTGCGGATTCTGTTTCAGTCAGGCGTGAGGGATGTATGTCTGTCTCAGTCCGCGGAGCAACTGCAGCAGTTGGTCAAAGAGACGCTCGAGAATCAGCAGTTCCTGCCCCGCATGCACGATCTGAGTCCTCAGCGGAAGAAAGGGGCTCGTTTTGAATCGATGCTCAGTCGCAGCCTGGCGATGTGGGATCTGTTCGAACTCTGCACGCGTGTGGCACCGACGGATGCGACCGTATTGATCGTGGGAGAAACAGGGACCGGTAAGGAACTGCTGGCGCGGGCTGTGCATCGTCGCTCGGGAAGATCGGGGCGTTTTGTCGCTGCGAATTGTGCGAGTATTCCTGCAGAACTGATCAACTCCGAACTGTTCGGTCATGAGAAAGGAGCCTTCACCGGTGCGGAACGGGCCAAGAAAGGTCTGGTGATGCATGCGAACGGCGGGACACTGTTTCTGGATGAAATTGGCGATATGCCCCCGGAAGCACAGCTGTGCCTGCTGCGGATGCTACAGGAAAAACGGATTCGGCCCGTGGGCAGTCAGTCTGAAGTTGAGATCGATGTGCGGATCGTGGCGGCGACGAATGTGCTGCTGGATGAAGCGGTTCGGGAGGGACGATTTCGCGAGGATCTCTTTTACCGACTCGATGTGATCCGCGTGAATGTGCCGCCACTGCGTCAGCGTCCGGAAGATATCTTTCTATTGTTCGGCCATTTCACCAAACGTCTGGCGCGGCATTACGGGTTGGAGCCGCCGGTCTTCACGGACAGCTTTCTGGATGCCCTGCTCGACTACGAATGGCCGGGTAATGTGCGACAGCTGGAAAATTTCAGTGAGCGGCTGGTACTGGCCCGGTTCCCCTCGGCTCTGACAGCACGGGATTTTGCCAGGCTGCGAAGTACCAATCTGGCAGAGACCGGGCAGACGCTGGAGCATAAGCAGCAGGCGGTCTGGCGGAAGAGCATTGATGCGTCGCGGACGCTGCAGGAGAATCTGGAGCCCGTGATTGAGCAGCTGGAACGCGAGTACCTTCGGGCAAAGCTCAAGCAGAATTCCGGGCGGGTGGCGGAAACCGCCGACGCCGCGGGGATCAGCAGGCGGACCCTCTTGCGCAAGATGAAACAGTATGGAATCGAGAAGCAGGATTTCAAAGACTGACAGTTCGGGAATTTTAAGCTGACCGGGCAACCCGCAGATTGTATTTCCTCCCCCCTCTGATTAGAGTAATTACTAAACAAGGTTATTGAATCGGCTGAGAGTCAAATCCAGCCTGGTTGTCAGCGTCATTATATCAAGAAGGAATGATCGATGAATTTAAAGTCACTCTGCAAAAGTGGTCTGTTTTCCCTGCTGGTTCTGGCTGTCATGGGAACTGCTGCCGTGAATGCAGGCGAAAAGAAGTCCGACAAGAAAATGAATCAGCCTCCGGAAGGCTTTATCGCCCTGTTTAACGGTAAAGATCTGTCCGGCTGGATCGGCATGAATTATCACATCGTCAAAGGGAAAAGCCCGATGGCCGTGAAGAAGATGTCGGAAAAAGAGCGGGAAGAACTGCTCAAAAAGAACTGGGAAGACGTACTGGAACACTGGTCCGTGGAAGATGGGGAACTGGTGAATGACGGTCATGGCGTCTATCTGACAACAGCGGAAGACTTTGGTGACTTCGAACTGCTGCTTGATTACAAGACCGTAGCGAAAGCAGACAGCGGTATCTACTTACGTGGTGTGCCCCAGGTGCAGATCTGGGATACGACCGAAGAAGGTGGTAAATGGGATCGGAAGGCGAACCTGGGTTCCGGTGGTCTGTTCAATAACAAAGGGGAAGGCAAGTATCCGCTGGTACACGCCGATAAACCCTTTGGTGAGTGGAATCACTTCCGAATCATCATGAAGGGGGATAAGGTTACGGTCTACTTCAATGACAAACTCGTTGTAGACAACAAAAAGATGGATAATTATTATGAGAAGGACCAGCCGATCTATGAGACGGGGCCGATTCAGCTTCAAACTCATGGCGGTGAAATCCGTTTCAGAAATGTCTTTCTGAAAAAGCTGTAAACCGTACAAAACAGAATTCGGAATCAGCTGTCCCCCAGGTGCGGGACAGCTGAGATCCGGGGGCTGTTTTTGATATAAAATTCAGGGAGGAGTTAAGGAATGGTTTCCTGCACGCACCGCTTATTTGTGACCGGCCTGATTTTATGGCTGCTGGTCGGCTGCACCAAAACGACTCCCGTTGAAGAAATCTCTGTCCAGTCCAGCGGCGTCTCTCTGAGTGATTCTGACGTTCCCGATCTGTCGGATGTCTGGCCAGGCTGGCGCGGACCGGAACGAAATGGACACGCCCCGGACCAGGACCTGCCCGTCCAGTGGAACGCATCCAGGAATGTAGTCTGGCGTACTGATATTCCCGGACGCGGACACAGCTCTCCCATCGTGGTTGGCGACCAGGTGATGCTGGCTACCGCCGATGATGCGGATCAGGAGCAGATGGTGATCGCCTATAACCGCAAGGATGGCACCGTGCTTTGGGAAACCGTCGTGCATCAAGGGGGCTTCCCCTCTGACGGGGAACTGCATAAAAAAGGAACCAATGCGAACGGAAGTTTGCTCTGCGACGGCGAGCGGATCTTTGCTGCCTTTCTGAATTCAGGAAAAGTCATCGCGACCGCACTGGATCTAGAGGGGAAGCAACTCTGGCAGCAGGAACTGGGGGCCTTTAATTCCAAGTTTGGATACGCGCCATCTCCCCTGCTCTATAAATCATTTGTAATCATTGCCGCCGACAACCGGGGGGGCGGATACATTGCTGCTCTGGATCGACAGACGGGCAAAATTGCCTGGCGGGTCGCACGACCGGCGGTGAGTACCTATTCCAGCCCAATCGTAGCGCACGTGGGAGGTCGGGATCAACTCTTGATCAGCGGCTGTGACCGAGTGGCCAGCTATGACCCGGCTACGGGAAAGGAAAACTGGAGCACCCCTTGTCTGGCAGAAGCAACCTGCGGGACGATTGTGACTGCCGACGACAAAATCTTTGCCAGTGGTGGTTATCCCAAGCGGGAAACGGTGGGGCTCTCGGCGGAGGGGAAACTGCTCTGGACGGATAAGACCAAAGTCTATGAGCCTTCCCTGCTGGCAGACGGTAAATATGTGTACGGCGTGACCGATGACGGGATTGCCTACTGCTGGTCGGCCGGATCGGGAGAGGTCATGTGGCGGAACCGACTGCGGGGGTCCTTCAGTGCGTCACCGATTTTGTGCAACGGGCTGATCTATGTCTCGAATCTGTCGGGGGAGACGTTTATCTTCAAAGCGACTCCTGACGGATATGAAGAGGTCGGCTTCAACAAGATTGGTGATGACTGCTACGCGAGTCCCGCGGTGGCGGATGGCGAACTGTTCCTGAGGATCGGTAAAGAACAGGGAGGCAAACGACAGGAGCAACTGGTCTGTCTGGCTAAGATGTCTGAATCCAAAGCTGCCGAAACCGACCAGGCCAGGTAAACCTCGGACTGACGAAACTGAATCTGACCAATTTATTTCTGATTCGGTTTCGTTTCCGGCAGTTTTTTGAAATGCTGTTCTGCTCTTGGAAGTTGGTGTGCCCAGTCAGGGCTGAGAAATTCGCGGATGCGTTTCTGATCGCGGGTGAGAAATGCACCGTGCTTCTGCGTGGTCCAGTAAGCGTAAAACTCGGTGTGAAGCCGGGGATCATCAATGCTGAATTCCCCCTGCTTTTCCCGAGCCTGCAGCCAGCGGTACATGCCGTCGAATGCTTCGATGCCGGCCTGTTGCCAGAGAATTCTTCCTTTGCCGTAAGTCAGATAAATATGTCGCTGGAATTTCCAGCGGTCGAGCATGAAACGGGCAAAGGTGCGGCAGGGCATGTCCAGACAAGCCCGGAGTTCGGTCTGCTGTTCCTGTAGTTTCAGCTTCTCTGATGATACGAGCTGTTCTGTTCTGAGTTGCTTTTCAATCGTCAGCAGTTGCTGACGGATCATGTTCTTCTCTTTGTCATCCAGCCGACGGATCTGCTGGTCGCGACAGAAAAAAGACGCCGCGTACGAGATTTCCTTTTCGGTGGGAACAAGTGACTTCCGACGGTCACTGATGTATTGTTCTTTGACAGGCTGCGCGAACAACCGAAAGAGTTCTTCGCGTTGTGTTACATTCTTGCCGGTGCGAAGCTGGTCTCGATAGACGGCGCGGCCCATCACGGTACCAATCTGCTCATGTCCCGGGTTCTTAGGGTCTTGAGATGCGGTCGTGAAAGACTGGCAGACAAAGAGAATATACAGGCAACAGACGGAGACGATGCTCCCCCTGGATAAAAAGGAATTCATTACAGGCCCTCGGAAAGAATCTAAATTCAGTGATACTAAACCGATAGAAGCATTCTAACCGCGGATCTCTGTAACACTAGTAGAATTCTTCTATTTATGGCGTTTCACACTCAATTCGCGCTTCCAGTTGAGTTTTTTCTCAATGGCGGAGATCATCATGCCGGCGATGTCTTTACCGGTGGCTGCTTCAATACCTTCGAGTCCAGGCGAAGAATTAACTTCGAGCAGCAGTGGACCATGTTTGGAACGAATGATATCGACGCCGGCAATCATCAGGCCGAGCGCTTTCGATGCTTTCACCGCCAGCTTACGTTCGGTCGGTGTGATCTTAATGATGGATGCAGTCCCCCCCTGGTGAATGTTCGCCCGGAATTCTCCCGGGGCTGCTTCCCGCTGAATGGATGCGACGACCTTGCCGTCGATGACGAAACAGCGAAGGTCCTTCCCTTCGGCTTCTTTGATAAACTCCTGCACGAGCAGGTTGGCACGCAGCGCTTTGAATGCATTGATCACACTTTCGGCAGCTTTGCGGGTTTCCGCGAGCACGACGCCGCGTCCCTGCGAGCCTTCCAGCAGCTTGACGATCAATGGAGCGCCTCCCACCATTTCAATCAAGTCGTTGGTATCGATGGGAGAATTTGCAAAGCCGGTCGTGGGGATGTTGATTCCGCTCTTGAGCATCAACTGCAGTGAATACAGCTTGTCGCGGGACTGGGTGATGGCGACAGACGTATTCACCGTCAGAACGTTCATACTCTCGAACTGACGGGCCAGCGCACAGCCGTAATAGGTGATGCTGGGACGGATGCGGGTAATGACGGCATCCAGGTCGTCGAGAATGGTGCCACCCCGGTAGTGAGCCTCAGGTTCGACCGCGTCGAGTTTCATGTAGCACTGTTTGATATCCAGAAACTCCATCTCATGCCCCCGCTCTTCTCCCGCTTCGAGAATCCGCTGGTTGCTGTAGAGTTCCTGGTTACTGGCGAGCACCGCGATTTTGAGTCCGCTACGGGTCTGTTCCCGCTTGCCATAATGTTTGTTCAACGTGTCACTGGTGACCTGCCCCTGACAGAAGCTGAGGGCGGGATCAACCAGCATCCGCCCGCTCATCGCTTCGCGTCCCAACAGCATGCGATAACCCATGGAATCCCGATTGGCGAGCGTGAGTTCAATTTCCCAGGCCTGATCGCCCATCTTGAGTGTCGCCAGAATGACGTAGCGGGTTTCCGAAATCCCACTGGAACTTTTCACCACGCGCTTGTCGACGATGGGACGTTCGCAGCGGACCACGGTGCGACGGTTATTCTGAAGGGGATGGACTTCAAAACTGACCCAGGTTTCCCCCTGGCGGCGGAACTTCTGAACGTTGAAGGCGTGGATGGAAGATGTTTTGGCTCCGGAGTCCACACGGGCTTTGATGGAGGGGATCCCCAGGTCGGGGAAAGCGCACCATTCTTCACAGCCGATAATCTGTTTGTTTTTCTCATCTTTCATGATGGGGAGTGTCGTTTCTATTTCGAACCTGCCAGGCAGGGTTGGTTTAAAAATTCGAGCAGGAGTCAGAGGGAATAGTGGTAGACGAAATACTGTTCATCCCGCTTCCAGCCTGCGGTCTGATACAGGGCCTGTGCGGTTTCGTTCGTCATTTCTGTGGACAGGGTCAGCCGGACCGCCTGGAGTTGCCGGGCATACGCGATGGCAGCTGAGAGCAATTCTGCTCCCACCCCCTGCCGGCGACCTTCCGGGGCGACAAACAGATCATTTAAGATGAACGTCCGGGCCAGCGAGATCGAGGAAAAGCCGGGATACAACTGGGTAAATCCGACGGGCGTGTCTCCCTGATACGCGATGAACAGGACCGATTCGCCATGGTTAAAGCGGTCTGAAAGAAAGTCGCGTGCCGCCTGTGGATCACTTTGTTGCTTGTAGAACTGGCGGTAGCTGTCAAACAGCGGTACGAGATCATCCAGATCTGTGAGAACGGCTTGTCTGACGGTGATCGAATTCATAATGCAGGCCACAAGGTTGAACGCGATAGGGTGGGAGTCACTATGCGTAAAATAGTCACTCTCGGCAGCTGTGTCCACAACACGTCTGTTAGTTTTCCGTGTTTGACGCAGTTCGAGAGCTTCCTGGCTGGGTAACCAGCTGTCACTACTGGAGGCGGATTCCCTGTGGACGGACCGGGATGGTCACTTTCCGCTTTCTCAAGTGTGAAAAACAGATGAAGCGGGGGCGAAATGAAATCATCCCCTCACCAATGCTGTCTCGGAGAGGGGATGATTCAAAGGGCGCGACGCGGCTCTGTTAAGCGGGCCACGGTGTTATTTTTCAGGTGTACCAATACAGAATAGTTCGGTGCCGGTACGAATCAGCAGGGCCTGGTCGACGGCTGCGGTTCCATAAACGGCGATGGGACCTGCTTCCGCGTATTCGGACTTAGGCTTAGCCTGCTGTCCTGGAGCGGTGTTGGATTTCTCAGCATCTGCAGAGTCTGCCAGGAGGGCATTGGACGCGATGAGTTTAAACTCCGGTCCGGGGGCGATGACGTCAGTAATGCCTTTTTTGGTGAAGAAATAGATCTGGTCGCCGGCGGCCAGGGGCGAACTCCAGCAGGGACCGGAGAGCCTTTGGGCGTAGTTCTGTTTGCCGGTCTTGAGATCGAGACAGAAGACCACGCCGACCTTATTGATGAAATAAGCGCAGCCCTCATACGCCAGCGGAGTACAGTAATAGGAGACGGCCTTTTCTGCTTTCCAGAGCACTTCGTATCCCGGTTTCCCGTCCTTCGTTACAAGTCGGAGGCAGCAGTTGGAATCGCTGGCATTCGCGCCTCCCGGGTTGCGGCGGTCGGTGGACGCTCCAATGAGTACGTAATCTTCAAAGACTGACGCAGACGGAATTGTATTGCCACTGATGCCCGACATGGTCCAGAGCAGTTTGCCGGTCAAACCCTGGTAGCCTTTTACAGTACCGCGGGCACTGACAATGATTTCCGGCGTACCAGCACGATCGGCAACGACGGGAGAAGTCCAGGCGACTCCTTCCTCTCGATCGGTCTTCCAGTTCGTTTCTCCGGTTTTCTTGTTGAGAGACAACAGGTAGGAGGGGCCATCGTGGGCAGTCAGCACGAACAGTTGATCGGCTGTCTGTGCTACTGAGTTTCCGATACCGTGGTTGCTGACGAATGCACCGTAATCTTTCACGAGCGAACGATGCCAGAGTGGTGAGCCATCGTGCCTGCAGGCGAAGACATCACCACTTTCATAGAACGCATAGATCCCCTGCCCGTCAACTGCGGGAGTCGGTGCGGCTCGGGAGACCATGGAAGATGATTTCCTGGTCTGGCTGGCTTTGAACTCTTTCGTCCAGTTCAATTTACCCGAGGTGAGATCATACGAGTGCAGCAGGCAGGTTTCCTGTTGTGGACCTTCGATGGATGTAACGAAGACCTGGTTTTTCCAGATTACAGGCGAAGACTGACCATAGCCGGGGACTGCCTGCTTCCAGCGAATTCCCTGGTCGGCAGACCATTTCAGTGGGAGATCGCGGGCTGAGGAAATGTTAGAGCCTGTGCCGCGAAAACCGGTCCAGGTATCAGAGGCATTCGCAGTCGTGATGGTGGACAGCAGGCAGACTGCCAGCAAAATTCGAGTCGATTTATAATTCCTGGGCACAGCTGGGTTCCTTGAGATGTGGGGGTTCCGGAGGCGCTACCAGATCTGCCAGTGACGTCTGATGCAGGGTGGTTTCCAGCATGGAAAAGGAGTTCAGCAGATGCTGGTGTAGCTGGCTGATCTCGGTCGAAACAGAGTCTGTGTGGGAAAGCGTCTCTCTGAGAGAGGTGGTATTCACGGCATTAATGATATCAAGCAGGCTGGTTTCACCGGGATCACGAAGCAGCGTGTATCCGCCGTTATGGCCGCGCTGCGAGCGGATGAGCCCGGTCCGGTTGAGTTCGAGCATGATTTTGGGCAGGTAGGCGTGCGGGACCTGGGTGACTTCAAACAGCTGATCGCGGGTCATATAGTCCGGATAACGAAACGCCAGACAGGTCATTGCTCTGAGAGCATACTCTTCGGTTTGAGAAATCATATTCATGGTGATCAGGACTCAATGGCGTATCTGTCGAGGAGGCTTCGGCAGGCGATTTCTAACGAACGGGCCTCTCTCTGATTGTGTGGGGGATTGCAGTTGCAGCAGTTTGTTCCGGCAGATGTCGTAACGCATCTGGTCATTCGCATCTTGAAAAATGGCCATGAGCCTTTCCAGGCAGCTGCTACAGTGGATCTGCTGTAATTCTGAGCGACTGATCTGTTTGACAACGCGGTAGGCTTCGTCGAACTGTCCCATGTGTTCGAGGAGGTTACTGAGTGCGAGTCTGTAATGTCGGTTCTCCGGATCCAGACTGACTGCCTTGCGGAGAATGCTGGCAACCTGTCGTTGCGGGTAACCGAGCTGATTCATAAAGTGGGCCATCCCCAGCCAGGAATCGGCCTGATCCGGATCGCGGCGGACTGCTTTGCGGCAGGCCTGCAGCGCCAGATGTTTCATCTCGGAGTGTCGTCCCAGGTAGGTCGAGAGTGCGGGCAGCAGCCGATCCGGAATATCTTCTCGCTGTAAGAGGATCGTGAATACCGACTGGGCCAGAGCGGTTTTACCGGTTTCCAGGTAGTTCTTAGCCAGAACGTATTGCCCGGAAGCCGACAGCGGGATGAGTGTTGTGGCCGTTTCGAGTGAATGGATTGAGGTGTTGTGCCAGCTGAGCGAGTCTTCAATCAGTCCTTTGAGTTCCCAGGCTTTTCCGGCATCGGGATCAACGGCGTGCAACTGAGTGATCTGGTCCAGAGCCTGGTAATGCAGTCCCTGCCGAAACAGATCAATGGCGCCCTGAAGCGTTTGCTGTGTTTCCATAGTCATCCTCTCTGAAGGAAATCGTCAGGTTTCACCTGAAAAAGAGGAGAGACAAGAGTTCCCGGAATGGGGCGTATCCAGAACAGAACTCTTGTCTCTTCAAGCGGAAAACTTGACTTTAATTCAACTGAATCTGCTCGATCGTTTTGAGGTGTCCTTTGCGTGAAGCGCCTCCGATGGCGAGCAGACCACCGTTCCTGTCAGGGAGCAGACGATGGAAGAAACGGGGTGTGGCCAGTGAGCCCACCTGCTTCCATTGGTTGTTCTTCAGATCCAACTGGAAAACGCCGCCATCCATACCGCTGAAGTAGAGCTGGCCACCCAGACTCCAGGCGGTGGTACCAAAGC
This window harbors:
- the rimK gene encoding 30S ribosomal protein S6--L-glutamate ligase; the encoded protein is MKDEKNKQIIGCEEWCAFPDLGIPSIKARVDSGAKTSSIHAFNVQKFRRQGETWVSFEVHPLQNNRRTVVRCERPIVDKRVVKSSSGISETRYVILATLKMGDQAWEIELTLANRDSMGYRMLLGREAMSGRMLVDPALSFCQGQVTSDTLNKHYGKREQTRSGLKIAVLASNQELYSNQRILEAGEERGHEMEFLDIKQCYMKLDAVEPEAHYRGGTILDDLDAVITRIRPSITYYGCALARQFESMNVLTVNTSVAITQSRDKLYSLQLMLKSGINIPTTGFANSPIDTNDLIEMVGGAPLIVKLLEGSQGRGVVLAETRKAAESVINAFKALRANLLVQEFIKEAEGKDLRCFVIDGKVVASIQREAAPGEFRANIHQGGTASIIKITPTERKLAVKASKALGLMIAGVDIIRSKHGPLLLEVNSSPGLEGIEAATGKDIAGMMISAIEKKLNWKRELSVKRHK
- a CDS encoding DUF1080 domain-containing protein; this encodes MNLKSLCKSGLFSLLVLAVMGTAAVNAGEKKSDKKMNQPPEGFIALFNGKDLSGWIGMNYHIVKGKSPMAVKKMSEKEREELLKKNWEDVLEHWSVEDGELVNDGHGVYLTTAEDFGDFELLLDYKTVAKADSGIYLRGVPQVQIWDTTEEGGKWDRKANLGSGGLFNNKGEGKYPLVHADKPFGEWNHFRIIMKGDKVTVYFNDKLVVDNKKMDNYYEKDQPIYETGPIQLQTHGGEIRFRNVFLKKL
- a CDS encoding sigma-54 interaction domain-containing protein; this translates as MEKPLLVCTLSKRQARTALESEGCDLLVVSSAEQILSTEFPRSPRLFVMTATTENLEEVLGVISVLRNQWPLTDILIWAPGIENEQVRILFQSGVRDVCLSQSAEQLQQLVKETLENQQFLPRMHDLSPQRKKGARFESMLSRSLAMWDLFELCTRVAPTDATVLIVGETGTGKELLARAVHRRSGRSGRFVAANCASIPAELINSELFGHEKGAFTGAERAKKGLVMHANGGTLFLDEIGDMPPEAQLCLLRMLQEKRIRPVGSQSEVEIDVRIVAATNVLLDEAVREGRFREDLFYRLDVIRVNVPPLRQRPEDIFLLFGHFTKRLARHYGLEPPVFTDSFLDALLDYEWPGNVRQLENFSERLVLARFPSALTARDFARLRSTNLAETGQTLEHKQQAVWRKSIDASRTLQENLEPVIEQLEREYLRAKLKQNSGRVAETADAAGISRRTLLRKMKQYGIEKQDFKD
- a CDS encoding PQQ-binding-like beta-propeller repeat protein — translated: MPRNYKSTRILLAVCLLSTITTANASDTWTGFRGTGSNISSARDLPLKWSADQGIRWKQAVPGYGQSSPVIWKNQVFVTSIEGPQQETCLLHSYDLTSGKLNWTKEFKASQTRKSSSMVSRAAPTPAVDGQGIYAFYESGDVFACRHDGSPLWHRSLVKDYGAFVSNHGIGNSVAQTADQLFVLTAHDGPSYLLSLNKKTGETNWKTDREEGVAWTSPVVADRAGTPEIIVSARGTVKGYQGLTGKLLWTMSGISGNTIPSASVFEDYVLIGASTDRRNPGGANASDSNCCLRLVTKDGKPGYEVLWKAEKAVSYYCTPLAYEGCAYFINKVGVVFCLDLKTGKQNYAQRLSGPCWSSPLAAGDQIYFFTKKGITDVIAPGPEFKLIASNALLADSADAEKSNTAPGQQAKPKSEYAEAGPIAVYGTAAVDQALLIRTGTELFCIGTPEK
- a CDS encoding Rrf2 family transcriptional regulator, which produces MNMISQTEEYALRAMTCLAFRYPDYMTRDQLFEVTQVPHAYLPKIMLELNRTGLIRSQRGHNGGYTLLRDPGETSLLDIINAVNTTSLRETLSHTDSVSTEISQLHQHLLNSFSMLETTLHQTSLADLVAPPEPPHLKEPSCAQEL
- a CDS encoding GNAT family N-acetyltransferase, with protein sequence MNSITVRQAVLTDLDDLVPLFDSYRQFYKQQSDPQAARDFLSDRFNHGESVLFIAYQGDTPVGFTQLYPGFSSISLARTFILNDLFVAPEGRRQGVGAELLSAAIAYARQLQAVRLTLSTEMTNETAQALYQTAGWKRDEQYFVYHYSL
- a CDS encoding tetratricopeptide repeat protein; translated protein: METQQTLQGAIDLFRQGLHYQALDQITQLHAVDPDAGKAWELKGLIEDSLSWHNTSIHSLETATTLIPLSASGQYVLAKNYLETGKTALAQSVFTILLQREDIPDRLLPALSTYLGRHSEMKHLALQACRKAVRRDPDQADSWLGMAHFMNQLGYPQRQVASILRKAVSLDPENRHYRLALSNLLEHMGQFDEAYRVVKQISRSELQQIHCSSCLERLMAIFQDANDQMRYDICRNKLLQLQSPTQSERGPFVRNRLPKPPRQIRH
- a CDS encoding PQQ-binding-like beta-propeller repeat protein, with product MVSCTHRLFVTGLILWLLVGCTKTTPVEEISVQSSGVSLSDSDVPDLSDVWPGWRGPERNGHAPDQDLPVQWNASRNVVWRTDIPGRGHSSPIVVGDQVMLATADDADQEQMVIAYNRKDGTVLWETVVHQGGFPSDGELHKKGTNANGSLLCDGERIFAAFLNSGKVIATALDLEGKQLWQQELGAFNSKFGYAPSPLLYKSFVIIAADNRGGGYIAALDRQTGKIAWRVARPAVSTYSSPIVAHVGGRDQLLISGCDRVASYDPATGKENWSTPCLAEATCGTIVTADDKIFASGGYPKRETVGLSAEGKLLWTDKTKVYEPSLLADGKYVYGVTDDGIAYCWSAGSGEVMWRNRLRGSFSASPILCNGLIYVSNLSGETFIFKATPDGYEEVGFNKIGDDCYASPAVADGELFLRIGKEQGGKRQEQLVCLAKMSESKAAETDQAR